A single window of Gymnogyps californianus isolate 813 chromosome 16, ASM1813914v2, whole genome shotgun sequence DNA harbors:
- the SEPTIN5 gene encoding septin-5 isoform X2 has protein sequence MVAERINQTVEIVKHTVDIEEKGVKLKLTIVDTPGFGDAVNNTECWKPITDYIDQQFEQYFRDESGLNRKNIQDNRVHCCLYFISPFGHGLRPVDVEFMKALHEKVNIVPLIAKADCLIPSEIRKLKERIREEIDKFGIKVYQFPECDSDEDEDFKQQDRELKESAPFAVIGSNTVVEAKGQRVRGRLYPWGIVEVENQAHCDFVKLRNMLIRTHMHDLKDVTCDVHYENYRAQCIQQMTSKLTQDNRIESPIPILPLPTPDTETEKLIKMKDEELRRMQEMLQKMQQQMQDQ, from the exons AGAGAATCAACCAGACAGTGGAGATCGTCAAGCACACGGTGGACATTGAGGAGAAGGGTGTCAAGCTGAAGCTGACCATAGTGGACACACCAGGCTTTGGAGATGCTGTTAACAACACTGAGTG CTGGAAGCCCATCACCGATTACATCGACCAGCAGTTTGAACAGTATTTCCGTGATGAGAGTGGCCTGAACCGGAAGAACATCCAGGACAACCGAGTACATTGCTGCCTCTACTTCATCTCACCCTTCGGGCATGG GCTGAGGCCTGTGGATGTTGAGTTCATGAAGGCTCTGCATGAGAAGGTCAACATTGTGCCCCTGATTGCTAAAGCTGACTGCCTGATCCCCTCTGAGATCCGGAAGCTAAAAGAGAGG ATCCGGGAAGAGATTGACAAATTTGGCATTAAAGTGTACCAGTTTCCTGAGTGTGACTCTGATGAAGATGAGGACTTCAAGCAGCAAGACAGAGAGCTGAAG GAGAGTGCTCCCTTTGCCGTCATTGGCAGTAACACTGTGGTGGAGGCGAAAGGCCAGCGAGTCCGTGGACGGCTCTACCCCTGGGGCATTGTGGAAG TGGAAAACCAGGCACACTGCGACTTTGTGAAGCTGCGGAACATGCTGATCCGGACACACATGCACGACCTGAAGGATGTCACTTGTGATGTCCACTATGAGAACTACCGAGCTCAGTGCATCCAGCAAATGACCAG CAAGCTGACTCAGGACAACAGGATAGAAAGCCCGATTCCTATCCTGCCTCTCCCAACACCGGACACTGAGACAGAGAAGCTGATCAAAATGAAGGATGAGGAG TTACGGCGGATGCAAGAGATGCTGCAGAagatgcagcagcagatgcaggaTCAGTGA
- the GP1BB gene encoding platelet glycoprotein Ib beta chain: MNSGILFLSLLGFLPLGIPTCPVPCRCATNIIDCTSKGLTVAKLPVAFRPSAEIIHLGYNKLTSIPSGLFDNLKSLQVVYLQGNPWECNCEILYLRSWLQWQQNRTLYRDVRCTSPAHLQDRIIAYLTEDEIISTCQYWYCNLALLSQLCLVILLFLQGILVIFIIVYLQKFRRMTAEARSTTRDLHQNVDTWVSSSRSPYNSD; encoded by the coding sequence ATGAACAGTGGAATTCTCTTCTTGTCCCTCCTTGGCTTCCTCCCACTTGGTATACCCACATGCCCTGTGCCATGCAGGTGTGCCACCAACATTATTGACTGCACATCAAAAGGCCTAACTGTAGCAAAACTACCAGTTGCTTTCCGCCCCTCAGCTGAAATTATCCACCTTGGTTACAACAAGCTCACCTCTATTCCCAGTGGGCTCTTTGACAACCTGAAGAGCCTGCAGGTAGTCTACCTGCAGGGCAACCCGTGGGAATGCAACTGTGAGATCCTCTACTTGCGCTCCTGGCTCCAGTGGCAGCAGAACCGGACCTTATACAGGGATGTGAGATGCACCTCCCCAGCTCACCTGCAGGACCGAATCATTGCCTATCTGACAGAAGATGAAATCATCTCCACATGCCAGTACTGGTACTGCAATCTGGCTCTCCTCTCTCAGCTCTGTCTCGtcatcctccttttcctccaggGTATCTTGGTTATCTTCATCATTGTCTACCTGCAGAAATTTCGGAGAATGACCGCTGAAGCCCGGAGCACCACCCGAGATCTACACCAGAATGTAGACACCTGGGTATCTTCTTCAAGAAGCCCCTACAACAGTGATTAA